In Nitrosarchaeum koreense MY1, one genomic interval encodes:
- a CDS encoding bifunctional nuclease family protein, with amino-acid sequence MEIDQAQEPDYESVKIDYVGFVDPYAVEGMLVLKGDDDKEFHMRAFSGEVARHISSFVDSSAESVPSIYKMIEEICEENELILVKVKIYESGEVLRANLYFTGKKDLVLRNYRASDAMALGALYNIPILVRKNLLKEHMEA; translated from the coding sequence ATGGAAATTGATCAAGCACAAGAACCAGATTATGAATCAGTAAAAATCGACTATGTTGGATTTGTAGATCCTTATGCAGTTGAAGGAATGCTTGTCCTCAAAGGCGATGATGACAAAGAGTTTCACATGAGAGCATTTTCTGGCGAGGTTGCAAGACACATATCCAGTTTTGTTGACAGCTCGGCTGAATCAGTTCCGTCCATTTACAAAATGATAGAAGAGATTTGTGAAGAAAACGAGTTGATACTAGTCAAGGTCAAGATTTATGAAAGTGGCGAAGTGTTGCGCGCAAATCTGTACTTTACTGGAAAAAAGGATCTTGTATTGCGAAATTATCGAGCATCTGATGCCATGGCATTAGGGGCTTTGTATAACATTCCAATTCTAGTACGTAAAAATCTGCTAAAAGAACACATGGAAGCATAA